Proteins encoded together in one Nocardioides marinisabuli window:
- a CDS encoding hemolysin family protein encodes MSGADVGLLVTAAALVVLAGVFSAADAALGSFSHARAGELLAEGRAGAKRLLALLDDLPRYLNTALLLRMAAEVSAIVLVALQVDELMQGAWWASVLTAIAVMLLVSFVVVGVAPRTMGRQHAETVALLSAGPLTLITRVLGPIPHVLIALGNALTPGKGFREGPFSTESELRELVDLAEASSLIESEERRMIHSVFELGDTTAREVMVPRNDVVYVEKHKNLRQSLSLFLRSGYSRLPVVDENLDDIVGMAYLKDIVRRDFEAPDVEFVERIESVMRPVHWVPESKAVDGLLKEMQARRQHIAVVVDEYGGTAGLITIEDILEEIVGEITDEYDEDEIEVEHLAEGVVRVSSRFPVDDLEEIFGDDVEEEDVDSVGGLMAKHLGLVPIPGSSVEAHGLRFVAEDSAGRRNKIVTVLISRIEPDDHGDDEEERPDHRRDDDRDHREDDEDQ; translated from the coding sequence ATGAGCGGGGCTGACGTCGGGCTGCTGGTGACGGCGGCCGCGCTGGTCGTGCTCGCGGGGGTCTTCTCCGCCGCCGACGCCGCGCTCGGCTCCTTCTCCCACGCCCGGGCCGGCGAGCTGCTCGCCGAGGGCCGCGCCGGCGCCAAGCGCCTGCTGGCGCTGCTCGACGACCTGCCGCGCTACCTCAACACCGCGCTGCTGCTGCGGATGGCCGCCGAGGTCTCCGCGATCGTGCTGGTCGCCCTGCAGGTCGACGAGCTGATGCAGGGGGCCTGGTGGGCCAGCGTGCTGACGGCCATCGCGGTGATGCTGCTGGTCTCCTTCGTGGTGGTCGGCGTGGCGCCGCGCACGATGGGGCGCCAGCACGCCGAGACGGTCGCGCTGCTCTCGGCCGGGCCGCTGACCCTGATCACCCGGGTCCTGGGCCCGATCCCGCACGTGCTGATCGCGCTCGGCAACGCGCTGACCCCCGGCAAGGGGTTCCGCGAGGGACCCTTCTCCACCGAGTCCGAGCTGCGTGAGCTCGTCGACCTCGCCGAGGCCTCCTCGCTCATCGAGAGCGAGGAGCGGCGGATGATCCACTCGGTCTTCGAGCTCGGCGACACCACCGCCCGCGAGGTGATGGTGCCGCGCAACGACGTGGTCTACGTCGAGAAGCACAAGAACCTGCGCCAGAGCCTCTCCCTGTTCCTGCGCAGCGGCTACTCGCGGCTGCCGGTGGTCGACGAGAACCTCGACGACATCGTCGGGATGGCCTACCTCAAGGACATCGTGCGCCGCGACTTCGAGGCCCCCGACGTGGAGTTCGTCGAGCGCATCGAGTCGGTGATGCGCCCCGTGCACTGGGTGCCGGAGTCGAAGGCCGTCGACGGGCTGCTCAAGGAGATGCAGGCCCGGCGCCAGCACATCGCGGTCGTCGTCGACGAGTACGGCGGCACCGCCGGCCTCATCACCATCGAGGACATCCTCGAGGAGATCGTCGGCGAGATCACCGACGAGTACGACGAGGACGAGATCGAGGTCGAGCACCTCGCCGAGGGCGTCGTGCGGGTCTCCTCGCGCTTCCCCGTCGACGACCTCGAGGAGATCTTCGGCGACGACGTCGAGGAGGAGGACGTCGACTCCGTCGGCGGGCTGATGGCCAAGCACCTGGGCCTGGTCCCGATCCCGGGGTCCTCGGTCGAGGCCCACGGGCTGCGCTTCGTCGCCGAGGACAGCGCCGGTCGCCGCAACAAGATCGTCACCGTGCTCATCTCGCGCATCGAACCCGACGACCACGGCGACGACGAGGAGGAGCGTCCCGACCACCGCCGCGACGACGACCGCGACCACCGAGAGGACGACGAGGACCAGTGA
- the ybeY gene encoding rRNA maturation RNase YbeY, which produces MSIEVLDESGHGVDVRRLSTLSRFVMDRMHVHPQAELCIKAVDEATIAELNEQWMDKEGPTDVLAFPMDELRPGLVDEEPEEGVLGDLVLCPEIARRQGETAGHGTVAEIELLTVHGILHLLGYDHAEPEEHREMFGLQDELLAAWRATDDA; this is translated from the coding sequence ATGAGCATCGAGGTCCTCGACGAGTCCGGCCACGGCGTCGACGTGCGCCGGCTCTCCACCCTGAGCCGCTTCGTGATGGACCGGATGCACGTGCACCCGCAGGCCGAGCTGTGCATCAAGGCCGTCGACGAGGCGACCATCGCCGAGCTCAACGAGCAGTGGATGGACAAGGAGGGCCCCACCGACGTGCTGGCCTTCCCGATGGACGAGCTGCGCCCCGGCCTGGTCGACGAGGAGCCCGAGGAGGGCGTGCTCGGCGACCTGGTGCTGTGCCCCGAGATCGCCCGCCGCCAGGGCGAGACGGCCGGGCACGGCACGGTGGCCGAGATCGAGCTGCTGACCGTGCACGGCATCCTGCACCTGCTGGGCTACGACCACGCCGAGCCGGAGGAGCACCGCGAGATGTTCGGCCTGCAGGACGAGCTGCTGGCCGCGTGGCGCGCCACTGACGACGCATGA
- a CDS encoding cytidine deaminase, protein MSTPDSSRETPAPAEPAAEDKKLVTLARSTRARTRAAEGAAVRDADGRTYAAATVDLPSLQVSALGVCVAMAVASGATGLEAAVVLTDADAVTPGDLDALRDLAGSGVPVHRGDAKGALHGTATT, encoded by the coding sequence GTGAGCACCCCCGATAGCAGCCGCGAGACGCCCGCACCCGCCGAGCCGGCCGCCGAGGACAAGAAGCTGGTGACCCTGGCGCGCTCGACGCGCGCCCGCACCCGCGCCGCGGAGGGTGCGGCGGTCCGTGACGCCGACGGCCGCACCTACGCCGCCGCCACCGTCGACCTGCCCTCCCTGCAGGTCTCCGCGCTCGGGGTGTGCGTGGCGATGGCCGTCGCCTCCGGCGCCACGGGCCTCGAGGCCGCCGTGGTGCTCACCGACGCCGACGCGGTGACGCCGGGCGACCTCGACGCCCTGCGCGACCTGGCCGGCAGCGGCGTACCGGTGCACCGCGGCGACGCCAAGGGCGCCCTGCACGGCACCGCCACCACCTGA